The following coding sequences are from one Leishmania braziliensis MHOM/BR/75/M2904 complete genome, chromosome 36 window:
- a CDS encoding putative ubiquitin-like protein has translation MTVTIKLANGNQHTVEVADFNITVAEFKNQIAETLAIPAEEQRIILRGKVLKDEGVLSAIGMEDGNVIHVVRSKKSVATAPATNVSSTPGTSDTVTSLNTQSPATVATQPALPQATANPYAALMSNFGAPQTQQPGFGAAGFPASGNPFANMGMGMGMAGGLGEAGSPTPQQAIELMQNPMMQQMMQQVLNNPQFMQYIIQNSPQLTGLPQDQQQAVMEMMRNPYMMQQAMAMMSSLGGTGGVQPATLQAAPTPAVGTGFNSAMFAPPVPQGNLREVYREQLQLLRDMGFPNEEANIAALQQAQGNVQFALERLLGA, from the coding sequence atgACTGTCACTATCAAGCTTGCAAACGGCAATCAACATACAGTTGAAGTGGCGGATTTTAACATCACAGTTGCGGAGTTCAAGAATCAAATAGCGGAAACACTAGCGATCccagcggaggagcagcgcatcaTTCTACGTGGAAAAGTGTTGAAGGATGAGGGAGTGCTTTCAGCAATTGGCATGGAGGACGGCAATGTTATACACGTCGTACGAAGCAAGAAGAGTGTAGCCACGGCACCGGCAACGAATGTTTCAAGCACTCCAGGCACCAGTGATACTGTTACATCACTGAATACACAGTCGCCTGCTACTGTAGCCACACAGCCCGCACTCCCACAGGCTACTGCCAATCCATATGCAGCTCTAATGAGCAACTTCGGTGCACCACAGACGCAGCAACCTGGcttcggcgctgctggattCCCTGCCTCAGGAAACCCTTTTGCAAACATGGGTATGGGTATGGGCATGGCAGGTGGATTGGGTGAAGCTGGCAGCCCCACACCACAGCAGGCGATAGAACTGATGCAGAATCCTATGATGCAACAAATGATGCAACAGGTACTCAACAACCCCCAGTTTATGCAGTACATTATCCAAAACTCTCCGCAACTGACTGGCCTGCCGCAGGATCAACAGCAGGCTGTTATGGAAATGATGCGAAACCCATACATGATGCAGCAGGCAATGGCAATGATGAGCAGTTTAGGAGGTACAGGCGGTGTGCAACCGGCAACTTTGCAGGCTGCCCCGACTCCAGCCGTAGGAACTGGGTTCAACTCTGCGATGTTTGCGCCCCCCGTGCCACAAGGTAATCTGCGGGAAGTTTATCGAGAGCagttgcagctgctgcgagaTATGGGATTCCCCAATGAGGAAGCGAACATTGCTGCCCTACAACAGGCTCAGGGCAACGTGCAGTTCGCACTGGAGCGGCTTCTTGGTGCTTGA
- a CDS encoding cell division related protein kinase 2, with protein sequence MSSFGRVTTRGGDSGTRDSLDRYNRLDVLGEGTYGVVYRAVDKITGQYVALKKVRLDRTEEGIPQTALREVSILQEFDHPNIVNLLDVICSDGKLYLVFEYVEADLKKALEKQEGGYSGMDLKRLIYQLLDGLYFCHRHRIIHRDLKPANILLTSANILKLADFGLARAFQVPMHTYTHEVVTLWYRAPEILLGEKHYTPAVDIWSVGCIFAELARRKVLFRGDSEIGQLFEIFQVLGTPADAEGSWPGVSRLPDYRDVFPKWTAKRLGQVLPELHQDAIDLLSKMLKYDPRERISAKEALQHPWFSDLRW encoded by the coding sequence ATGTCATCGTTTGGCCGAGTTACCACCCGGGGCGGCGATTCTGGGACACGTGACAGTCTTGATCGGTACAATCGCTTGGATGTTTTGGGAGAGGGTACTTATGGCGTAGTTTACCGCGCTGTCGACAAAATCACTGGACAGTACGTTGCTCTAAAGAAAGTACGGCTTGATCGAACCGAGGAGGGCATTCCGCAgactgcgctgcgcgaggtgTCAATTCTGCAAGAGTTCGATCACCCCAACATCGTGAACTTGCTCGACGTCATTTGTTCGGACGGAAAGCTCTACCTTGTCTTCGAGTATGTGGAGGCGGATCTCAAAAAGGCACTTGAAAAACAGGAAGGGGGCTACTCTGGAATGGATCTAAAGCGTCTTATCTATCAGCTTTTAGATGGTCTTTACTTTTGTCACCGCCATCGCATCATCCACCGTGATCTGAAGCCGGCTAATATCCTCCTGACATCGGCGAACATACTCAAGCTGGCTGATTTTGGTCTCGCCCGTGCGTTCCAAGTGCCCATGCACACCTACACGCACGAGGTGGTCACGCTGTGGTACCGTGCTCCTGAGATTCTTCTCGGTGAGAAACACTACACTCCTGCCGTGGATATTTGGAGTGTCGGCTGCATTTTTGCCGAGCTGGCCCGCCGAAAAGTTCTTTTCCGTGGTGACAGCGAAATTGGGCAATTATTTGAGATTTTTCAAGTGCTGGGGACTCCTGCTGACGCCGAGGGGTCCTGGCCAGGTGTGTCGCGCCTGCCCGACTACCGCGACGTATTTCCTAAGTGGACCGCAAAGCGGCTGGGACAGGTGCTACCAGAACTTCATCAGGACGCTATTGACCTTCTCTCTAAGATGCTCAAGTACGACCCGCGGGAGCGCATATCAGCCAAGGAAGCCCTCCAGCACCCGTGGTTCAGCGACCTTCGATGGTAG